A DNA window from Impatiens glandulifera chromosome 7, dImpGla2.1, whole genome shotgun sequence contains the following coding sequences:
- the LOC124910234 gene encoding uncharacterized protein LOC124910234 — protein MKEEAISSSCDPLLPPKSSSPPHTPTPAASSAGASSPAILANAGSTDWLGNGQGSKTALSLVGSQQLRASVSTSACGSALGSSRSSCRPWERSDLLRRLSTFNPENWFGKPKAASSLACARRGWMNIDVDKIECESCNANLEFLVSAPDQADGSAAEFAKQLDAGHKTTCPWRGNSCAESLAQFPPAPPSALIGGYKDRCDGLLQFSSLPVVSGTAIEQMQSTRGPEIERLLACSLALAAGTENCSVTEKTRDEAFSTYYRAQKLISLCGWEPRWHHNIQDSEEHSAQSARNGCSTGPVKGKGHLHGAAPSKKALSSTGRKDLGKKEVIGPEAKCESRSPLLDCSLCGATARIWDFLTVSRPTNVAPTTIGIPETSKKLVLTRGVSAASGISGWVPPEQVDDQDEAGTTNVGIDLALTMGGGISSPQLHMTEMSGQNRDANVGRDLIIGQPTGSELGGHAASYESRGPSSHKRHLEEGGSTADRPNLAIQQADSVEGTVIDRDGEEVDDGIQYSAGPSKRVRESDAFDTYNFFQGRDSSGAGPSNSVNFDLEAYGQRQVFGFPSTRDSTQVSSVIAMDTVCHDDENSMESVENYPGDMDDVHFPSPSIFRNPDLNEVSEFNYSNQAQQSNCAVGLRIVGDMGVSSTNDGEELLNADTTTPYGREGQSFGISGGSVGMGASHEAEIHGIDISVHRTDSGIGDVEPVPEITENQGQTGEFAPDRGVMGDFVPGEVGLEYRQGDSQDLISRSIGRADSGSKIFGWSAKAESVESGEKTSNANILPRESSIHPSLSCNAVVYSGFDASKEEVTQTAKALLVDDGAYPDLAINGIGPPNVESNYEDPIEFDPIKYHSYFCPWVNVNVAAAGVAICSSGSASNSSSGALALCGWQLTLDALDAFQSLGHVPAQTVESESAASLYKDDRLTPSRKMLARRSLSRSRGGQS, from the exons atGAAGGAGGAGGCGATTAGCTCTTCATGCGATCCGCTATTGCCTCCGAAATCATCTTCACCGCCGCATACACCTACTCCAGCTGCAAG TTCTGCAGGAGCATCATCTCCTGCAATACTAGCAAATGCTGGAAGTACAGATTGGCTTGGTAATGGACAAGGTTCGAAGACTGCTTTGTCACTTGTTGGTTCACAACAGCTGCGTGCATCGGTGAGCACAAGTGCTTGTGGTTCTGCCCTTGGATCATCACGTTCCTCTTGTAGACCATGGGAAAGGAGCGATTTGCTCAGACGACTATCTACATTTAACCCTGAGAATTGGTTTGGAAAACCTAAG GCTGCCAGTTCATTGGCATGTGCTAGAAGAGGCTGGATGAATATTGATGTTGATAAGATTGAGTGTGAGTCGTGCAATGCAAATCTAGAGTTTCTTGTATCAGCTCCTGACCAAG CTGATGGTTCTGCAGCAGAGTTTGCCAAACAGTTGGATGCAGGGCACAAAACAACATGCCCTTGGAGAGGAAACAGCTGTGCAGAGAGTTTGGCTCAGTTTCCTCCTGCTCCACCATCAGCTCTTATCGGGGGTTACAAGGACCGTTGCGATGGACTTCTACAGTTCTCTTCCCTGCCAGTTGTTTCTGGTACTGCAATTGAGCAGATGCAGTCAACTCGAGGCCCTGAAATTGAGCGCTTACTAGCTTGTTCACTGGCACTTGCAGCTGGGACAGAGAATTGCTCAGTAACTGAGAAAACTCGAGACGAAGCCTTCAGCACATACTACCGT GCTCAGAAGCTGATAAGCTTATGTGGATGGGAGCCAAGGTGGCATCATAATATTCAGGACTCTGAAGAGCATTCTGCTCAGTCAGCTAGGAATGGTTGCTCAACTGGTCCTGTTAAAGGGAAAGGTCATCTGCATGGTGCTGCCCCTAGCAAAAAGGCATTATCTTCTACCGGCAGAAAAGATCTGGGGAAGAAAGAAGTAATTGGTCCAGAGGCTAAATGTGAATCTAGATCACCTTTACTTGATTGTAGCTTATGTGGAGCCACAGCTAGGATATGGGACTTCCTAACTGTGTCTCGTCCTACTAATGTTGCCCCTACTACCATTGGTATTCCTGAGACAAGCAAGAAACTTGTCCTGACTAGGGGAGTAAGTGCAGCCAGTGGAATTAGTGGATGGGTTCCTCCTGAGCAGGTGGATGATCAAGATGAAGCTGGAACAACAAATGTTGGCATTGACTTGGCCCTAACAATGGGTGGTGGAATCTCCTCTCCTCAATTGCACATGACAGAGATGTCTGGACAAAATCGCGATGCAAATGTGGGAAGAGATCTAATCATTGGGCAGCCGACAGGCAGTGAGCTTGGCGGCCATGCAGCTTCATATGAATCAAGAGGTCCCAGTTCACATAAAAGGCACCTAGAGGAAGGAGGTAGTACAGCTGACAGGCCAAATTTAGCAATTCAACAAGCAGATAGTGTTGAAGGAACTGTAATTGATCGTGATGGAGAAGAAGTTGATGATGGCATACAGTATTCAGCTGGCCCATCAAAGCGTGTACGTGAATCAGATGCTTTCGATACCTATAATTTCTTTCAGGGAAGAGATTCGTCAGGTGCAGGTCCTAGCAATTCAGTGAATTTTGACCTTGAAGCGTATGGCCAAAGACAAGTTTTTGGTTTCCCATCAACTAGAGATTCAACACAGGTCTCTTCAGTGATTGCAATGGACACTGTTTGTCATGATGACGAAAATTCTATGGAGAGTGTTGAAAACTATCCAGGTGATATGGATGACGTTCATTTTCCCTCGCCATCAATTTTCAGGAATCCAGATTTGAATGAGGTGTCAGAGTTTAACTATAGTAACCAAGCTCAACAAAGTAACTGTGCTGTCGGTTTAAGGATTGTAGGTGATATGGGTGTTAGTAGTACTAACGATGGTGAAGAATTGCTAAATGCTGACACCACCACTCCTTATGGGAGAGAGGGGCAAAGCTTTGGTATTAGCGGAGGTAGTGTTGGAATGGGTGCAAGTCATGAAGCTGAAATTCACGGGATTGATATATCTGTTCATAGAACTGATAGTGGGATTGGTGATGTGGAGCCAGTTCCTGAAATAACTGAAAACCAGGGGCAAACTGGTGAATTTGCTCCAGATCGTGGTGTGATGGGTGATTTTGTTCCTGGAGAAGTGGGCCTTGAGTATCGTCAAGGTGACAGTCAAGATTTGATTTCTCGTTCAATAGGGAGGGCTGATAGTGGCTCGAAAATATTTGGGTGGTCAGCAAAGGCTGAATCTGTTGAAAGTGGTGAAAAAACTAGTAATGCGAATATTTTACCACGGGAGAGCAGTATCCATCCTTCTCTTTCTTGTAATGCTGTTGTATACTCTGGTTTTGATGCTTCAAAGGAAGAAGTCACTCAGACTGCTAAGGCTTTACTAGTTGATGACGGTGCATATCCTGACTTGGCAATAAATGGGATAG GGCCTCCAAATGTTGAAAGCAACTACGAAGATCCCATTGAATTTGATCCTATTAAATATCACAGCTATTTCTGTCCTTGGGTAAATGTGAATGTTGCAGCGGCTGGAGTGGCAATTTGTAGTAGCGGCAGTGCCTCCAACTCGAGTTCTGGTGCTTTAGCACTTTGTGGTTGGCAGTTGACACTAGATGCCCTGGATGCATTCCAATCACTTGGACATGTCCCAGCTCAAACGGTTGAATCTGAATCAGCTGCATCACTCTACAAG GATGACCGTTTGACGCCTAGTAGAAAAATGCTGGCACGTCGTTCCTTAAGTCGAAGTCGTGGAGGACAAAGCTGA
- the LOC124910235 gene encoding CASP-like protein 2A1, translating to MSPGKMREDERVLGSLSPAPVVAVQGGDEKAAPMRSAETLLRLLSVGLCVASLVIMLKNSQTNDFGSVSYQDLGAFKFLVHANGICAGYSLVSSVVTAVPHPSTICRAWTFFVLDQVITYFILAAGSVSTEVAYLAYKGDTSITWSEACGSFGSFCHKATAAISITFAVALCFVGLSIVSSYRLFSKYDAPAVAYSAKGLENGTPNRP from the exons ATGTCGCCGGGAAAGATGAGAGAAGATGAGAGGGTATTGGGAAGTTTATCACCTGCTCCGGTGGTTGCGGTGCAAGGCGGAGATGAGAAGGCGGCACCGATGAGGTCGGCGGAGACACTACTTCGGCTTTTGTCGGTTGGACTTTGTGTGGCATCACTTGTTATCATGCTTAAGAATTCTCAAACTAATGATTTTGGTTCTGTCTCTTATCAAGACCTTGGAGCTTTCAA GTTCTTGGTGCATGCAAATGGAATATGTGCAGGCTATTCACTTGTGTCATCGGTTGTCACCGCCGTGCCCCACCCATCCACTATATGTCGTGCCTGGACTTTCTTTGTTCTCGATCAG GTGATAACATACTTCATCTTGGCTGCGGGTTCAGTTTCAACAGAGGTAGCATATTTAGCGTATAAAGGCGACACATCCATCACTTGGAGCGAGGCTTGTGGCTCGTTTGGTAGCTTTTGCCACAAGGCAACAGCCGCGATATCAATAACATTCGCGGTGGCTCTATGCTTTGTGGGtctttctatcgtctcttcctACAGGCTTTTCAGCAAATACGACGCTCCAGCAGTTGCTTACAGTGCGAAAGGGTTAGAGAATGGGACACCTAACCGGCCCTAA